The following are from one region of the Tenacibaculum dicentrarchi genome:
- the ruvC gene encoding crossover junction endodeoxyribonuclease RuvC — protein MKTEKIILGVDPGTSIMGFGIIKVVGKKMEFVQMNELVLKKYDNHYIKLKLIFERTIELIDTYHPDEIALEAPFFGKNVQSMLKLGRAQGVAMAAALSRDIPVTEYAPLKIKMAITGSGKASKEQVALMLKSLLNLKTLPKNLDATDGLAAAVCHHYNSGKVIGGKNYTGWASFVKQNEKRVKK, from the coding sequence TTGAAGACAGAAAAAATAATATTAGGAGTTGACCCAGGTACAAGTATCATGGGGTTTGGGATTATAAAAGTTGTAGGAAAAAAAATGGAATTTGTTCAAATGAATGAATTAGTTTTAAAAAAATACGACAATCATTATATCAAATTAAAGCTGATTTTTGAACGAACTATTGAATTAATAGATACGTATCATCCTGATGAAATTGCTTTAGAAGCACCTTTTTTTGGTAAAAATGTACAATCGATGTTAAAGCTAGGTCGTGCGCAAGGTGTAGCGATGGCGGCAGCATTATCACGAGATATTCCCGTAACAGAATATGCACCTTTGAAAATAAAAATGGCAATTACAGGAAGTGGAAAAGCAAGTAAAGAGCAAGTTGCTTTAATGTTAAAATCGTTATTAAACTTAAAAACCTTGCCGAAAAACCTAGATGCAACCGATGGTTTAGCCGCTGCGGTTTGTCATCATTATAATTCAGGAAAAGTTATTGGCGGTAAAAATTATACAGGCTGGGCTTCGTTTGTAAAGCAAAATGAAAAACGTGTTAAAAAATAA
- the ade gene encoding adenine deaminase — MIVKGNIVDIENKRIYKGIIQVENGKIKDIIAQNHTIENYILPGFVDAHIHIESSMLVPSEFAKIAVTHGTVATVSDPHEIANVLGVKGVDFMIENGKKVPLKFNFGAPSCVPATSFESAGAIIDSEDIKLMMENSDIKYLAEMMNYPGVLFDDAEVLKKIQHAKDNKKPIDGHAPALRGDDISKYISAGISTDHECFTYDEALEKLQKGMKIIIREGSAAKNFDALIDLLPNHFDNMMFCSDDKHPDDLLVGHINELCERAVSKGIDVFKVLKAACVNPVKHYNLDVGLLQKGDDADFIVVENLEQFKVLQTYINGELVAENGKSFVKSVAFEVLNNFNTDKKSIADFEFKSSTEKIRVIEALDGELVTNQIEANSLIKNGNLVSNTQNDVLKMTVVNRYKNAKPSIAFIKNFGLKEGAIASSVGHDSHNIIAIGVSDEAICKAVNLLIENKGGICAVTTSEEKIVSLPVAGIMSDKPAVEIGKSYAELDAMAKKMGSKLKAPYMSLSFMALLVIPSLKLSDKGLFDGNTFQFTSLEVG; from the coding sequence ATGATTGTAAAAGGAAATATTGTTGATATAGAAAATAAACGAATTTATAAAGGAATTATTCAGGTTGAAAATGGTAAAATAAAAGATATTATAGCACAAAATCATACTATAGAAAATTATATTTTACCTGGTTTTGTAGATGCTCATATTCATATTGAAAGTTCGATGTTAGTGCCATCAGAATTTGCTAAAATTGCAGTTACACACGGTACAGTTGCAACAGTTTCTGACCCCCATGAAATAGCCAATGTATTAGGTGTAAAGGGAGTCGATTTTATGATTGAAAATGGAAAAAAAGTTCCATTAAAGTTTAATTTCGGAGCTCCAAGTTGTGTACCAGCAACATCTTTTGAAAGTGCTGGTGCAATTATCGATTCAGAAGATATTAAATTGATGATGGAAAATTCAGATATCAAATATTTAGCTGAAATGATGAATTATCCAGGCGTGTTATTTGATGATGCTGAGGTTTTGAAAAAAATTCAACATGCAAAAGATAATAAAAAACCCATAGATGGACATGCTCCAGCTTTGCGAGGCGATGATATTTCAAAATATATTTCAGCAGGAATTTCAACAGACCACGAGTGTTTTACCTATGATGAAGCTTTAGAAAAACTTCAAAAAGGAATGAAAATAATTATTAGAGAAGGAAGTGCCGCTAAAAACTTTGATGCTTTAATTGATTTATTACCAAATCATTTTGATAATATGATGTTTTGTTCTGATGATAAACATCCTGATGATTTATTAGTAGGACATATAAATGAATTATGTGAACGTGCCGTTTCAAAAGGAATTGATGTTTTTAAAGTATTGAAAGCAGCTTGTGTAAATCCTGTAAAACATTATAATTTAGATGTTGGTTTATTGCAAAAAGGTGATGATGCCGATTTTATTGTAGTCGAAAATTTAGAGCAATTTAAGGTCTTACAAACGTATATAAATGGCGAGTTAGTTGCTGAAAACGGAAAATCGTTTGTAAAATCAGTAGCTTTTGAGGTATTGAATAATTTTAATACAGATAAAAAAAGTATTGCTGATTTTGAGTTTAAATCATCCACAGAAAAAATTAGAGTTATTGAAGCCTTAGATGGCGAATTGGTAACCAATCAAATTGAAGCAAATTCGTTAATTAAAAATGGGAATTTAGTTTCGAATACTCAAAATGATGTATTAAAAATGACGGTTGTAAATCGTTATAAAAATGCCAAACCATCAATAGCTTTTATAAAAAACTTCGGATTAAAAGAAGGTGCAATTGCAAGTTCTGTTGGACATGATTCTCATAATATTATTGCTATCGGTGTTTCTGATGAAGCTATTTGCAAGGCAGTAAATTTATTAATTGAAAATAAAGGCGGAATTTGTGCAGTAACAACATCCGAAGAAAAAATAGTTTCATTGCCTGTAGCAGGAATTATGTCTGATAAACCAGCTGTAGAAATTGGAAAATCTTATGCTGAATTAGATGCAATGGCAAAAAAAATGGGAAGTAAATTAAAAGCTCCTTATATGAGTTTATCGTTTATGGCATTGTTGGTTATTCCATCGTTAAAATTATCAGATAAAGGGTTGTTTGATGGAAATACGTTTCAATTTACATCATTAGAAGTTGGATAA
- a CDS encoding MFS transporter — protein MKKLYFKYLNTFKGLSREVWWLALITLINRAGTMVIPFLSLYLIKSLNFTLKDVGWIMTFFGLGSVLGSWVGGKLTDKIGFYKVMKASLFLTGLLFIALQFVTTFYGFCIGIFLVMLVADTFRPAMFVALSTYSKPENKTRSVTLIRLAINLGFSAGPALGGLIITSLSYSGLFWVDGITCISATFLLINVLNPKKVKTLDELKVVNPISIFKDTAFWLFFVGIFIFALVFLQLFSTIPLYYKQAHHLSELQIGLLMAMNGFIIFALEMPLIKWLEESKYSKEFLIFIGLFLMGLSFFVLNLTSWSGILIVGMFFMTFGEMIALPFSNAFVIDRAKKGNQGEYMAYYSIAFSLAHIFGHNSGMRLIDAYGFDTTWSITTITAVVGLVIFLLLMRMVKKEKA, from the coding sequence ATGAAAAAATTATATTTTAAGTATCTGAATACTTTTAAAGGACTCTCGAGAGAGGTTTGGTGGTTGGCTTTAATTACCTTAATCAATAGAGCAGGCACGATGGTAATTCCATTTTTGTCGTTGTATTTAATTAAAAGTTTAAATTTTACCTTAAAAGATGTCGGTTGGATTATGACATTTTTTGGGCTAGGTTCTGTACTTGGTTCATGGGTTGGCGGAAAATTAACCGATAAAATAGGCTTTTATAAAGTGATGAAAGCAAGTTTGTTTTTAACAGGTTTACTATTTATAGCCTTACAATTTGTAACTACATTTTATGGCTTTTGTATTGGTATTTTTTTAGTAATGTTGGTTGCTGATACTTTTAGACCCGCTATGTTTGTGGCGTTAAGTACCTATAGTAAACCCGAAAATAAAACCCGCTCGGTAACTTTAATTCGTTTAGCAATTAATTTAGGATTTTCCGCAGGACCTGCTTTGGGCGGGTTAATTATTACTTCGTTAAGTTACAGTGGTTTGTTTTGGGTAGATGGAATTACCTGTATTTCTGCCACTTTTTTGTTGATAAATGTTTTAAATCCGAAGAAAGTAAAAACGTTAGATGAACTAAAAGTCGTAAATCCAATATCTATTTTTAAAGATACTGCTTTTTGGCTGTTTTTTGTAGGTATATTTATTTTTGCATTGGTATTTTTGCAGTTGTTTTCAACAATTCCCTTGTATTATAAGCAAGCGCATCATTTGTCGGAATTACAAATTGGTTTGTTAATGGCAATGAATGGTTTTATTATTTTTGCGTTAGAAATGCCACTAATTAAATGGCTAGAAGAAAGTAAGTATTCGAAAGAATTTTTAATATTTATAGGCTTATTTTTAATGGGATTAAGTTTTTTTGTGCTAAATTTAACAAGTTGGTCGGGTATTTTAATTGTAGGAATGTTTTTTATGACCTTTGGCGAAATGATTGCACTTCCGTTTTCGAACGCTTTTGTAATTGATAGGGCTAAAAAAGGAAATCAAGGAGAATATATGGCATATTATAGCATCGCATTTTCGTTGGCACATATTTTTGGACACAATTCAGGAATGCGATTAATTGATGCTTATGGTTTTGATACCACTTGGAGTATTACAACGATTACCGCAGTTGTTGGATTGGTTATTTTTTTACTGTTGATGCGTATGGTGAAAAAAGAAAAAGCATAA
- the hemW gene encoding radical SAM family heme chaperone HemW, producing the protein MAGIYIHIPFCKQACFYCDFHFSTSLKKKDELISCLITELEIRKKELQNEIIETIYFGGGTPSLLSSEEITSLLNAIYQHYKVIENPEITLEANPDDLSEEKILELANSPINRLSIGVQSFFEEDLKSMNRAHNSKEAKECLSIATRYFDNITIDLIYGVPNMSNQRWKENLQIAFDFGVNHISSYALTVEPKTVLDSFVKNGKYPEPDETEAKEHFDILVAQTAKNGFVHYEISNFGKPAYFSKHNTSYWLGKKYIGIGPSAHSFSKTHRSWNIANNAKYIKELQEGNLPNEQEKLSEEDQFNEYLMTGLRTIWGVSLDEIKDSFKNDLLKSSEKFISEGLLIIENNTLKTTPKGKFLADGLASELFRIK; encoded by the coding sequence TTGGCAGGAATCTACATACATATACCGTTTTGTAAACAAGCATGTTTTTATTGCGATTTTCATTTTTCGACTTCTTTAAAAAAGAAAGACGAACTAATTTCGTGTTTAATAACAGAATTAGAAATCCGAAAAAAAGAATTACAAAACGAAATAATTGAAACTATTTATTTTGGTGGCGGAACTCCATCATTATTATCATCCGAAGAAATAACAAGTTTATTAAATGCGATTTATCAGCATTATAAAGTTATCGAAAATCCTGAAATTACACTAGAGGCAAATCCTGATGATTTATCCGAAGAAAAAATTTTAGAACTCGCAAATTCACCAATTAACCGATTGAGTATTGGCGTGCAATCTTTTTTTGAAGAAGATTTAAAAAGTATGAATCGGGCGCATAATTCAAAAGAAGCAAAAGAATGTTTATCAATAGCAACTCGTTATTTCGATAATATTACGATTGATTTAATTTATGGCGTTCCGAATATGAGCAATCAACGATGGAAAGAAAATTTGCAAATTGCTTTCGATTTTGGCGTAAATCATATTTCGAGTTATGCTTTAACAGTTGAGCCAAAAACGGTGTTAGATAGTTTTGTTAAAAATGGAAAATATCCCGAACCAGATGAAACAGAAGCCAAAGAACATTTTGATATTTTAGTCGCCCAAACTGCTAAAAATGGATTTGTACATTATGAAATATCAAATTTTGGAAAACCAGCTTATTTTTCGAAACATAATACTTCGTATTGGTTGGGTAAAAAATATATCGGAATTGGTCCTTCGGCACATTCGTTTAGTAAAACACATCGCAGTTGGAATATTGCCAATAACGCAAAATATATAAAAGAATTACAAGAAGGAAATCTTCCGAATGAACAAGAAAAATTATCCGAAGAAGACCAATTTAATGAATATTTAATGACAGGTTTACGAACTATTTGGGGTGTTTCATTAGATGAAATTAAAGATTCTTTTAAAAATGATTTATTAAAATCATCAGAAAAATTTATATCCGAAGGATTATTAATTATTGAAAATAATACACTTAAAACAACTCCAAAAGGAAAGTTTTTAGCAGATGGTTTAGCATCAGAATTATTTAGAATAAAATAA
- a CDS encoding toxin-antitoxin system YwqK family antitoxin, translated as MNKALNFLLIFLIYQNVVFSQETMLWRDVDIQKFGKETIYKNLKGEKLTGLFKIADYNGAYSKITFSDGLISKTKFNYDSDGILYSKINYKNGLKNGEFTVYYTDESIKRKGFYIAGKKNEKWSTYNKEGDEIAVENYKNGIKDGLFWEHSKSRLHQDKIIVTQKEYKDGLPKGTWFSKDNDNLIWKKKYTTPKTYTLKNYHKNGAIKSRKEYKNGNYFGSWFQKGEEGNLKWEKKYYSNNDYTEKRYHENNTLKYQKNYKNGRINGDYIRYNKEGEKTIVEFYKDNKKHGKWFRKYSDGNIVLEEYNAGKPSGKWYKKDKNGSVFFEKSYVNSEKYNYKKYYINENIKESGTYNKGKLDGNYLKYNLNKVLLVKQFYENGELINSELYFENGNKKEIIKQIGKTNNATVEVYSKDGFLIKKGRYLKRYKNGLWQFFEPKKGRLIEEITYANNSKHGVYKKYNAANIISIEGNYSNNNKDGVWKHYHLDGSINKEIEYKLGKKIATKTFN; from the coding sequence ATGAATAAAGCTTTAAACTTCTTACTTATTTTTTTAATCTATCAAAATGTAGTTTTTTCTCAAGAAACAATGCTTTGGAGAGATGTTGATATTCAAAAATTTGGAAAAGAAACTATTTATAAAAATTTAAAAGGCGAAAAATTAACAGGATTATTTAAAATAGCAGACTATAATGGTGCTTACTCTAAAATTACATTTTCGGATGGTTTAATTTCAAAAACAAAATTTAATTATGATTCTGACGGTATTTTATATTCGAAAATAAACTATAAAAACGGACTTAAAAATGGTGAATTTACAGTTTATTATACTGATGAATCAATCAAAAGAAAGGGTTTTTATATTGCTGGAAAAAAAAATGAAAAATGGAGTACCTACAATAAAGAAGGTGATGAAATTGCAGTAGAAAATTATAAAAATGGTATTAAAGATGGACTGTTTTGGGAACATTCTAAATCTAGATTACATCAAGATAAAATTATTGTAACTCAAAAAGAATATAAAGATGGACTTCCTAAAGGAACTTGGTTTTCTAAAGATAATGACAATCTTATTTGGAAGAAAAAATATACAACACCAAAAACATATACACTAAAAAATTACCATAAAAATGGTGCTATTAAAAGTCGTAAAGAATATAAAAATGGTAACTATTTTGGTTCTTGGTTTCAAAAAGGTGAAGAAGGTAATTTAAAATGGGAAAAAAAATATTACTCAAATAACGATTATACCGAAAAAAGATACCACGAGAACAACACTTTAAAATATCAAAAAAACTATAAAAATGGACGTATTAATGGCGACTATATTCGATATAATAAAGAAGGTGAAAAAACAATCGTAGAATTTTATAAAGACAATAAAAAGCACGGTAAATGGTTTCGAAAATATAGTGATGGAAATATTGTATTAGAAGAGTATAATGCAGGTAAACCTAGCGGAAAATGGTATAAAAAAGATAAAAATGGAAGTGTATTTTTTGAAAAATCATATGTAAATTCAGAAAAATATAATTATAAAAAATACTATATAAACGAAAACATTAAAGAATCTGGAACGTATAATAAAGGTAAATTAGATGGGAATTACCTTAAATATAATTTAAATAAAGTCCTTTTAGTAAAGCAATTTTATGAAAATGGAGAACTGATTAATTCAGAATTATATTTTGAAAATGGCAATAAAAAAGAAATTATCAAACAAATTGGAAAAACAAACAATGCCACTGTTGAAGTATATAGTAAAGATGGTTTTTTAATTAAAAAAGGGCGTTATTTGAAAAGATATAAAAATGGTTTATGGCAATTTTTCGAACCTAAAAAAGGACGTTTAATAGAAGAGATAACATATGCAAACAACTCTAAACACGGAGTTTATAAAAAATATAACGCTGCTAATATCATTTCAATAGAAGGTAATTACAGTAATAATAACAAAGATGGTGTTTGGAAACACTACCATTTGGATGGCAGTATTAATAAAGAAATTGAGTATAAATTGGGTAAAAAAATAGCAACTAAAACTTTTAATTAA
- the rlmN gene encoding 23S rRNA (adenine(2503)-C(2))-methyltransferase RlmN: MEVKKKDIRALSKEELRDFFVSNGDKSFRGNQVYEWLWSKSAHSFDDMTSLSKGTRQMLDENFVINHIQVDTMQRSKDGTVKNAVRLHDGLVVESVLIPTKTRTTACVSSQVGCSLDCKFCATARLKRMRNLNPDEIFDQVAAINKESLLYYNKKLSNVVFMGMGEPLMNYKNVIKSIEKITSPEGLGMSPKRITVSTSGVPKIIKKMADDEVKFNLAVSLHSAIDEVRTSIMPFNATFPLKDLKEALEYWYEKTERVITYEYVVWGGVNDKKEDIKALIQFCKHVPCKVNLIEYNPIGDPNFKQASPEVINNYISNLEMHDINVNVRRSRGKDIDAACGQLANKE; the protein is encoded by the coding sequence ATGGAAGTAAAGAAGAAAGATATACGCGCATTATCAAAAGAAGAACTTCGTGATTTTTTTGTAAGCAATGGAGATAAATCATTTAGAGGGAATCAAGTATATGAATGGTTGTGGAGTAAATCGGCACATTCATTTGATGATATGACTAGTTTATCAAAAGGTACACGTCAAATGTTAGATGAAAATTTTGTAATTAATCATATTCAGGTTGATACAATGCAACGTAGTAAAGACGGTACGGTAAAAAATGCGGTACGTTTACACGACGGATTAGTGGTAGAATCGGTTTTAATACCAACAAAAACAAGAACTACTGCTTGTGTTTCTAGTCAAGTAGGTTGTAGTTTAGATTGTAAATTTTGTGCAACAGCACGTTTAAAAAGAATGCGTAACTTAAACCCTGATGAAATTTTTGATCAGGTGGCTGCTATCAACAAAGAAAGTTTATTGTATTATAATAAAAAACTTTCAAATGTTGTTTTTATGGGAATGGGAGAGCCTTTAATGAACTATAAAAACGTAATTAAATCAATAGAAAAAATTACATCTCCAGAGGGTTTAGGAATGTCTCCTAAGCGTATTACAGTTTCTACATCAGGAGTGCCAAAAATCATAAAAAAAATGGCTGATGATGAAGTGAAATTTAATTTAGCTGTTTCGTTACACTCTGCAATTGACGAGGTTCGTACTTCAATAATGCCTTTTAATGCTACCTTTCCTTTAAAAGATTTAAAAGAGGCTTTGGAGTATTGGTATGAAAAAACTGAACGAGTAATTACTTATGAATACGTAGTTTGGGGAGGTGTTAATGATAAAAAAGAAGATATTAAGGCATTAATTCAGTTTTGCAAACATGTACCTTGTAAGGTGAATTTAATTGAATATAATCCTATTGGTGATCCGAATTTTAAGCAAGCAAGCCCAGAGGTAATTAATAATTATATTTCAAATTTAGAAATGCACGATATTAACGTAAACGTTCGTCGTTCACGAGGAAAAGATATTGATGCCGCTTGTGGTCAATTAGCAAATAAAGAATAA
- the queA gene encoding tRNA preQ1(34) S-adenosylmethionine ribosyltransferase-isomerase QueA gives MKLSNFSFELPEELLAEYPSEHRDEARLMVLHRDTQKIEHKLFKDLINYFDEGDVLMLNNTKVFPARMYGNKEKTGARIEVFLLRELNAENRLWDVLVDPARKIRIGNKLFFGEDESLVAEVIDNTTSRGRTLRFLYDGPYEEFREKLVKLGETPLPKYIKRDVEISDEDRYQTIYAKHEGAVAAPAAGLHFSKHLMKRLEIKGVDFAETTLHVGLGTFNPVEVEDLSKHKMDSEKIKVTKETAEMVNNAIANKKRVCAVGTTVMRTVESAITSKQKLKEFDGWTNKFIFPPFDFSVANCMVTNFHSPKSTLMMTVSAFAGHDFMMEAYEEAIKEKYKFHSYGDAMLIL, from the coding sequence ATGAAATTATCAAATTTTAGTTTTGAATTACCAGAAGAATTATTAGCTGAATATCCTTCAGAGCATAGAGATGAAGCACGTTTAATGGTGTTACATAGAGATACTCAGAAGATTGAACATAAGCTATTTAAAGATTTAATCAATTATTTTGATGAAGGCGATGTATTAATGTTAAACAATACCAAAGTTTTTCCTGCTCGTATGTACGGGAATAAAGAAAAAACTGGCGCTCGTATTGAAGTATTTTTATTACGTGAGCTAAATGCTGAAAATCGTTTGTGGGATGTATTGGTAGATCCAGCAAGAAAAATCCGTATCGGAAACAAGTTGTTTTTCGGTGAGGATGAAAGCTTAGTAGCTGAGGTTATTGATAACACAACATCACGTGGTAGAACATTACGTTTCTTATATGATGGTCCTTACGAAGAGTTTAGAGAAAAGTTAGTAAAGTTAGGAGAAACTCCTTTGCCTAAATATATTAAACGTGATGTTGAAATTTCTGATGAAGACCGTTACCAAACAATTTACGCAAAGCATGAAGGTGCGGTAGCAGCTCCAGCAGCAGGTTTACACTTTTCGAAGCACTTAATGAAGCGTTTAGAAATTAAAGGTGTTGATTTTGCAGAAACTACTCTACATGTAGGTTTAGGTACTTTTAATCCTGTTGAGGTAGAAGACTTATCGAAACATAAAATGGATTCTGAAAAAATTAAGGTAACTAAAGAAACTGCAGAAATGGTAAACAATGCCATTGCTAACAAAAAAAGAGTTTGTGCTGTTGGTACTACGGTAATGCGAACTGTAGAATCGGCAATTACTTCTAAGCAAAAGTTAAAAGAATTTGATGGTTGGACTAATAAATTTATTTTTCCTCCTTTTGATTTTAGCGTAGCAAACTGTATGGTTACTAATTTTCATTCACCAAAATCTACTTTAATGATGACAGTTTCAGCTTTTGCTGGTCATGATTTTATGATGGAAGCGTATGAAGAAGCAATTAAAGAAAAATATAAATTTCACTCGTATGGAGATGCGATGTTAATTTTATAA
- a CDS encoding nucleotide pyrophosphohydrolase, translated as MDIQNAQKEVDNWIKNHGVRYFNELTNMAQLTEEVGEVARIIARRYGEQSEKESDKNKDLGEELADVMFVVLCLANQTGINLQDAFDKKLDIKTKRDHDRHHNNEKLK; from the coding sequence ATGGATATACAAAACGCCCAAAAGGAAGTAGATAATTGGATTAAAAATCATGGAGTTCGTTATTTTAACGAGCTAACAAACATGGCGCAATTAACCGAAGAAGTAGGAGAGGTGGCTCGAATTATTGCCCGTCGTTATGGTGAACAAAGCGAAAAAGAAAGCGATAAAAATAAAGATTTAGGCGAAGAATTAGCCGATGTAATGTTTGTGGTATTGTGTTTGGCAAATCAAACAGGGATTAATTTACAGGATGCTTTTGATAAAAAATTAGACATCAAAACAAAGCGAGACCACGACCGTCATCATAATAACGAAAAATTAAAATAA
- a CDS encoding cyclase family protein — MIAEIYHNSEKYKIDLAKPLDISIAIDTSKENVNAWYIDDPKITPVKLDDWIGSVEKGAFVNFNTINFNPHSHITHTECVGHITKKVHSINKNLNKFFFLAEVISIYPKKLENGDLVITKERLENVLEDKKREAVIIRTLPNSDKKTIARYSNTNPPYLLEEGAVYLKEKNIKHLLIDLPSVDKEKDEGKLVSHNAFWNTSENIRLDATITEFIYVKDAIKDGTYLLNLMIAPFENDATPSKPILYKVENQ, encoded by the coding sequence ATGATTGCAGAAATATATCATAATTCAGAAAAATATAAAATAGATTTAGCAAAACCTTTAGATATTTCAATAGCAATTGATACATCAAAAGAAAATGTAAATGCTTGGTATATTGATGACCCAAAAATAACTCCTGTTAAATTAGATGATTGGATTGGAAGTGTTGAAAAAGGGGCATTTGTGAATTTTAATACTATCAATTTTAACCCGCATTCGCACATAACACACACCGAATGTGTGGGGCATATCACTAAAAAAGTGCATTCTATCAATAAGAATTTAAATAAATTTTTCTTTTTGGCTGAAGTGATAAGTATTTATCCGAAGAAATTAGAAAACGGTGATTTAGTAATAACAAAAGAACGACTAGAAAATGTTTTAGAAGATAAGAAGAGAGAAGCAGTTATTATTAGAACCTTGCCAAATTCTGATAAAAAAACAATTGCTAGATATTCAAATACGAATCCGCCATATTTGTTAGAAGAAGGTGCTGTTTATCTGAAAGAAAAAAATATTAAGCATTTATTAATTGATTTGCCTTCGGTAGATAAAGAAAAGGATGAAGGAAAATTAGTATCTCATAATGCTTTTTGGAATACATCAGAAAATATTCGTTTAGATGCTACTATAACAGAATTTATTTATGTAAAAGATGCTATAAAAGATGGTACTTATCTTTTAAATTTAATGATAGCACCTTTTGAAAATGATGCTACGCCAAGTAAACCTATTTTGTATAAAGTTGAAAATCAATAA
- a CDS encoding 3-phosphoshikimate 1-carboxyvinyltransferase, protein MNLQLASRRDQTISSEVVISGSKSESNRLLILQQLFPEITIQNLSDSDDTHHLQEALSEENKKNEIADIGHAGTAMRFLTAFFATQEGVTKILQGSERMHNRPIEILVNALRDLDVSIEYLEKEGYPPIKITGKNIVKNTVTIDGNVSSQYISALMLIAPSLKNGLAIDLKGIVTSVPYIEMTLSLLHQIGVSATFIKNTIKIEALENVVPQNIVVESDWSSASYFYSLIALSKVGATVELTAYKKDSLQGDNCLATIYKHFGVTTTFKENTIVLSKEEKHSTAILSEDLKNAPDIAQTIVVTCFGLGIACDLTGLHTLKIKETDRLEALKKELTKLGANISVTSQSLHLKVANSINRNITIATYNDHRMAMSFAPLALKTTIIIADAQVVSKSYLNFWEDMQQVGLETIKVK, encoded by the coding sequence ATGAACTTACAACTAGCGAGTCGTAGAGATCAAACAATTAGTTCGGAGGTTGTTATTTCTGGGTCAAAAAGTGAATCGAATCGATTGTTAATCTTACAACAATTATTTCCAGAGATAACTATTCAAAATTTATCAGATTCTGATGATACGCATCATTTACAGGAAGCATTATCGGAAGAAAATAAAAAAAATGAAATAGCAGATATTGGTCATGCAGGTACGGCAATGCGTTTTTTAACGGCTTTTTTTGCAACCCAAGAAGGTGTTACAAAAATTTTACAAGGGTCTGAACGTATGCACAATCGTCCTATTGAAATTTTAGTAAATGCGCTTCGTGATTTAGATGTTAGTATTGAATACTTAGAAAAAGAAGGTTATCCGCCCATCAAAATTACAGGTAAAAATATTGTAAAAAATACTGTTACTATTGATGGAAATGTAAGTAGTCAGTATATTTCGGCGTTAATGTTAATTGCACCTAGTTTAAAAAATGGGTTAGCAATTGATTTAAAAGGTATTGTTACTTCTGTTCCATATATTGAAATGACGTTATCTTTATTGCATCAAATAGGTGTTTCGGCTACTTTTATTAAAAATACTATAAAAATAGAAGCTTTAGAAAATGTTGTACCTCAAAATATAGTTGTTGAATCTGACTGGAGTTCTGCTTCTTATTTTTATTCGTTAATAGCGTTGAGTAAAGTAGGTGCTACAGTAGAATTAACAGCTTATAAAAAAGATAGCTTACAAGGAGATAATTGTTTGGCTACTATTTATAAACATTTTGGTGTAACAACTACTTTTAAAGAGAATACGATTGTTTTATCTAAAGAAGAAAAGCATAGTACTGCTATTTTATCCGAAGATTTAAAAAATGCACCCGATATTGCTCAAACCATTGTTGTAACTTGCTTTGGTTTAGGAATTGCTTGTGATTTAACAGGGCTTCACACTTTAAAAATTAAAGAAACCGATAGGTTAGAAGCATTAAAAAAAGAGCTGACAAAACTTGGTGCAAATATTAGCGTTACCAGCCAAAGTTTACATTTAAAGGTAGCAAATAGTATTAATAGAAATATTACAATTGCGACCTATAACGACCACCGAATGGCAATGTCTTTTGCTCCTTTAGCATTAAAAACAACCATTATTATTGCCGATGCTCAGGTGGTAAGTAAATCGTATCTTAATTTTTGGGAAGACATGCAACAAGTAGGTTTAGAAACGATTAAAGTAAAATAA